The uncultured Cohaesibacter sp. region CGGCTTCCTTAAGGGGCTCGGTGGCAAGGGGGCCAACCAGGCGGTTGCGGCCACAAGACTGGCCAAAGAGCCGGTGCGTTTCGTGGCCGCCATTGGAGCCGATGCTTTTGGCGATAGTCTGAAGGCCAGCCTTGAAGGGCTTGGTGTTGATACCAGAGATCTGGTTACGATGCCGGAGCATGATTCCGGTATCGCCCTTATCCATGTCGATGCCTCTTCACAGAATACGATCACCGTCGTTGGCGGGGCCAATATGGCCTGGCCAGCTGAGGGACCTGATGCGTGCTGCTTTGATAAGTGCAAGGTTGCCTTGTTCCAATTGGAAACGCCACAGGACACCACCGTCGCAGCCATGCGCAAGGCACGCGCAGCCGGTGCCACCGTCATTCTGGATCCTGCACCGATTGCCTCTTGCGGCATGGATGCCCTGTTGGCAGAAGCGGATATCATTACCCCCAATGAAACTGAAGCGGCTGGCCTATCTGGCACCAAACCGGCCAATCTCAAAGAAGCGCGGGAGGTTGCTCGCAGTCTTTGCGCGCGCGGTCCCCGGACCGTCATCGTCAAGCTCGGTTCCAAAGGGCTGGCTTATGCAAGCAAAGACGGG contains the following coding sequences:
- the rbsK gene encoding ribokinase; translated protein: MSITVFGSVNLDLTVSVEQMPEPGVTSHATGFLKGLGGKGANQAVAATRLAKEPVRFVAAIGADAFGDSLKASLEGLGVDTRDLVTMPEHDSGIALIHVDASSQNTITVVGGANMAWPAEGPDACCFDKCKVALFQLETPQDTTVAAMRKARAAGATVILDPAPIASCGMDALLAEADIITPNETEAAGLSGTKPANLKEAREVARSLCARGPRTVIVKLGSKGLAYASKDGQGGVIEPFKVKAIDTVAAGDSFNGALAVALSEGMPLEAALRFASAAGALATTKKGASEAVPDRSAVDGLISNA